GCCAGCTCGAGCACGCCGCGGGCGCCGGTCAACGGTTGTGCGATCTTGGCCGTGCTGTTGAACGTGACGATGGCCGCTTGGTCCTCGGGCAGCGCCATCTGGCTGAGGAAGGCGCGCACCGCGTCGAGGCTGACCTGCATCTTGTTCAGCCGACTGCCCGGACCGCTCGGCTCGAGCATGCTGGTGGACGTGTCGATCGCCAGGACGATGTCCGCCCGCTGTGGCCGGCAGACACTCTTGTAGGCCAACGGCAGGAACCAGCGGTCCGTGCGGCTGACCTCGATCTCCGGGACCGGGAACGTGCCCGTGCCGGACACGCCGGTGACGTCGACGAAGCCGATGTCCGCGCGCTCGTTCGTCGGCCGCAGGCCGACCTGGCTCGGCCGGACGGTGTACGTCAGGCGCATGCCGGAGATCGGCACGTCCGTCAGCTGCCACGTGAGCGTGCGCACCGCCGCATCCCACGCCGCCGGCGGCACGGCCGAGCCGACCTCGTAGCGCATGTCCGGCGGCAGGACGTCCGTCACGGTGGCGGTGCGGAACAGCTGCGAAACGCTGATGCGGCGACCGATGTCAGCGTAGACGGCCGCCAGGTCGAGCTCCGAGTTCGCGACGTAGTAGCGGTCCGTCGAGCTCGCCATGCGCGTCATCAGGTCGGTGTCGATGTCGGCGCCGAGGCCGATCGTGTAGAGCGTGATCCCCTTGGCCTTGATCTGCTCGGCGACGTTCAGCGCCTCGGTGCGGTACGTCGGCCGCCCATCCGTCATCAGGACCATGACCTTCGGCACGCCGGCGCGGGCGCTGGCGCCCTCGAGCTCGCTCAGACCGGCTCCGAGGCCGAGGTGGATGCTCGTCTGCCCGGCCGGCGTGAGCTGTCGGATGCCCTTCACGATGTCCGCGAACTGTCCGGTCAGCGGCTGGAGGACGTCGGCGACCGTCGAGAACCCGACGAGCGCGATCTGCGCCGCACCCGGCGCGAGCTCGCCCAGGAACGCCAGCGCGCCGTTCTTGGCGCCGACGATCGCCGGCCCGGCCATCGAGCCCGAGCGGTCGATGACGAGCGCGACGTCGATCCGGCCGTCGCCCTGCGGGCAGTCGCCGTGCGCCAAGAGCGCCACCGTCACCTCTTCGCCGATCTTGGCTGCCGCCGGCGCGGCGCGCTTGTCGAGCGTCACGGCGCACTTCGTGTCGACGGCCTGCGGCGGATTCGTCGGCGGCGGGCCGCCCGGCGCGAAGACGAGGATGCGGTCGTGCGTCGGATCGGCGACGTACACCCGGCCGCCCGGGCCGGCCGCCAAGTCGGCCGGCAGGACCGTCCGGTCGCCCGGGACGGGCGCGATCGGCTGGAAGGCGGCGACGAGCGTGCCGGCGGCATCGTGCTTCCAAACCCAGCCGTCGCCCGACAGCGCGTACAGGAAGCCTTCGGCCGCCGCGACGCGCACCGCGCCGCCGGGCACCGTGATGCCGCGCTGACGCGCGCCCGTGGCGTTGTACACCCCGACCTCGCGGCCCGTCCGGTCGGCCAGGTAGATCGACGCACCGTCGATGGCGATGTCGCTGACGACGCCGAAGCCTCGCGCCGACGGGATCGGCCACTGGCGCACGACGGCGCCGGCGTTGTCGAACGTGAACACCTGCTGCCGGCCGATGTCGACGCCGACGGTCTGCGTCCCGGCGGCATCGACCGCCGTGAAGGCCATGTCCGCCGTCAGCGGGATCGACCACTTGGGGACCGCGCCGGCGCCGAGGCAGGCGAGGCGCGTGTCCGTCAGCGCGCACGGGCCGACGTCGGAGCCGCCGGCGACGTCGCTGACGAGGGCGGCGTCCCATTGCGATTCCGGGGCGCCGGCCGACGACCAGCGTTGGATCCGGCCTTCGGCGGCCGACGTCTGGTCGGCTGGGAAGTCGGCCATGAACACCGCGCCGCCGTCGTCGACGGCCAGGCGCGACGGGCGGACAAGCTTGCCGAGCGACGTCGGCTGGGTGCCGAAGGGCAGGAACCCGCCGGCGAGCGCGCCGCGGTCGGCCAGCCGGAGGATGCCGGTGTAGCTGCCGGAGCTGACGGACGCCACCAGCCCGCCGGCCGGGCCCGTCGAGAGCCACATCCCGCCGCCGAGCCGGGCGTCGCCGGCGTACTTGCCGTCGGCGGCCCAGCTGACGAGCTTCTGTTCCCCGTCGCTGCCCGGCACGCTCAGGCAGTCCTGGCCGGCGGCGATCATCGTGCCGAAGATCCGACCCTGCGCATCGACGTCGACGTCGGCCAACAGCGGTCCCTCGATGGCCGCGCGGACGCGAAGGAGCGCGCTCACCTTCTTGTTCGTCCAGACGTAGACGCCGCTGTCGGCCGCCATGTAGACGCGCCCATCGGCCCCGACGTCGAGCCCGCACGCCTTCTGAATCGTGATCCCGGTGTCGGACCACGTCTCGAGCAGCGTGCCGGCGGCATCGCGCACGTCGATGACGGCCTGCGGTCCGAACGCACCCGGGCCGAGCCGTGAGATGTACACCCGGCCGTCCGAGCCCGTCCCGATGCCGGTCATGCCGACCTGGGCGAACGTGCCGACGATGGCCCCGGCCCGGGTGCGGATCTCGCCGCTCGTGCGGCTGATGACGTACACGCGGCTGGCGGTGACCGCAACGTCGATCGGCTCCTGGCCGGCGGTGACGTCGAAGCTGGTGATCTGCCGGCCGGCGGCGTCCAGGTGGTACACCTTGCGCGCCGCGCGGTCGACGGCATACACGGTGTCGTCGGAGGCGGCATCGAGGCCGCCTGGTGTCCGAAAGACGATGACGCCCGTCGCTGCACGCGTCGTCCACGTGTCGACGAGCTGATACCCGCCCAATGTACCCTGTGCGGCCGGTGCGGCCGACGTCCCGCCGGCGGCGGCGAGCGCCAAGGCGATTCCGATGATCCCGGCGACGGCGCGCTTCATGCCTCACCTCTCCACCATGATGGCTCGTGCGGAACGCCTGTCGGCGCCCGCATTTCTGTAACCCTTGAACACCGGGCGCCGGTCCGACAGGCCGCCCGACCATCCGTCCCGATCACCGTCCGCACGGGATCGCACGCGCGATCGCGCGGTAGATATCGGCCAGCACGGCCTCGTTGGGCGCCCTGAACGCCCGCCCGGCAACGCCGGCCACCTCGGCGAGGAGTGCCTGGTCGGCGTCGGGACCGAGGCCGATCGTGTAGATCAGGATGCCGCTCGCCCGCGCGCCGGCTGCCGCGGCGCGGACAGCCTCGGGCGTCGTGCCGGACGGCTGGCCATCCGTGAGGAGGACGATCGCCTGCAGGCGGTTCGTCACGCGATCGCCGAGCGCGGCGGCCGCGGCCTCGATGCCGAGGTCGATGCGGGTCCCGGCGCCCGTCGGCAGCGTGTCGAGCGCGCGTGTCAGCACGCCGATGTCGCTGCTCGGCCCGCTGACCGTCGTGGCCGCGCCGTTGAAGGCAACGACGGCGACGCGGTCGCCCGGCAGCTTCAGGTTGGACAGGAACACCTTGGCGGCGTACACGGCCGCGTCGAGCTTGGTGCCCGTGCCACCGCCCGCGGGTTCCTGCATGCTGTTCGAAGTATCGATGACGAGCGCGATGTCGAGGCGGATCTCGGGGCAGTGCTCCTTGTAGGCCACCGGCAGGAAAGCGAACCAGCGCTCGGCAACCCGGACCGAGACCTCGGGCACCGGGAACACGACGCTGCCCGGCACGCCGACGCCATCCACGTAGTCCGCGGAGGCCGAGACGTTCGTCGGGTGGCGGCCGACGGCCTGCGGGCGAAGCTTGTAGCGCAGCCGCAGCCCGGCCGGCGACGCCGGGCCGACGGTCCAGCTGAGCGTGCGCGTCGCGGAATCCCATCGGGCCGGCGGGGCGGCCGACCCGCCGATGAAGGCCATGTTGGCCGGTACGACATCCGTGACGACCGTCGACTGCAGCAGCGACGACGCGCCGACGCGGCGCGAGATCCGGTCGTAGATCCCGACGAGGTCGTACTCCGTCGGCGCCTCGAAGTAGAAGTTGGGGGCCGTGGCCACGAGCCGCATGAAACCGCCGTCGACATCGAGGCCGAGACCGATCGAATAGACGTCGCGGCCCATCGCGCGGAACTGGTCGGCCAGGCCGAGCACGCCGCCTGCGGAGTCCGTCGGGCGGCCGTCGGACAACAGGACGATCACCTGTCGGGCGCCGCGCCGGGCGCGCGGGCCGTCGAGCTCCTCGCCGGCCATCTGCATCGCCTGGGCCATGTTCGTGCCGGCGTCGTCGCCCAGCTCGGGGATCGCGCGGATCAGGGCGCGCGGGTTGCCCGTCAGCTGTTGGACGAGGTTCACCTCGGTCGAGAAGCTGATCAGCCCCACCTGGTGGATGCCGTAGTCCAGCTGCCCGACGAACTCGAGGACGGCGGTCCGCGCGGCGCCCATCTTGGTGCCGCTCATCGAGCCGCTCGTGTCCACCAGGAGGACGATGTCGGCCGGGTTGTCCAGCAGCGGACACTCGCCGTCGATCGAGAGCGTGATCTCGGTCATGTCGCCGAGGATGAGGTCCGACGGCGCGGCGGTCTTGTCCCGCGCCAACTGGCACTGCGGCTTGAAGTCCGGCGGCGTGGCCGGCTTGCCGCCCATCTCCGGGCCGTACACGCCGACGCGGCCATCGTCGAGCGTCACGAAAGCGCGGTCGGCGGCGCCGGCGCTCACGTCCGTCGCGCCGCGCGGGGCCGAGGCCTGCCAGAGCGCGCCCGGCGTGCCGTCGGGCGCCAGCTTCCAGACCCAGCCCTCGTCGATCAGGATGAACACGGCGCCGTCCGGGCCGACGTCGATCCTGCGGGCGCGACCGGGCACGGTGAAGCTGCCGATGAGGCGGCCGTCCGCGCGTGCCAACATGTCCACCCGGCGTGCGGTGCGGTTGAGGGCGTACACGCGGTCAGCGGCGAGCGCGATGTCGCCGATCGAAACGAAGCCGTCCGGCGGGCTGACCGCAAAGTCGCTGCGCGGGTTGCCCGAGAAGTCGAGGATCCAAACGTGCTGGTCGCCCGTGTCGAGCACGGCGACGTCGTTGCCGTAGGCATCGGCGGCGGTCAGCCAACCGAACGGGACGGCGACATCCGGCCCGGTGGCGGGCGACTGCCACTGCCAGAGCGCGGTGCCGTCGCGGTCGCGGAATGTCAGCGTGCGCCCTTCGAGGGTGTACACGCTGCCGCGGAGGCCGGCGGCGACGTCCTGCAGCGCGCTGGCCGTGAACTGGGCCTTCGTCGCGCCGGCCGCCGAGAAGTTCTGGACGCGCGGCCAGGCGTCGACGACCCAGACCTCGCCGTCGGCGTTGCCGCTGATCCGGCGCGGCTGGCTCAGCTCGCCGAGCGCCGCGAACGGACCGCCCCAAGCGTCCGGCTTCGGCTCGATGTCGCGACGATCCGGGAAGTGGCGGACGCCCGTGAATCCGAGCCGATGGTCCTGCACCGCCTGCACGAGGCCCGAGCCCGGCCCCACGGCCAGCCCGCGCCCGCCGGGCGAGCGGAATTCGACGGACGGCGCAGCCTCCGCGCCGCGGTAGCGGATGATGCCGAGCTCGGTCAGGATGTACCGCTCCGCCGACGACTGCGTGCGGTCGACCGCGACGTCGATCGGCGGCAGGGCGACACCCTGGAACGTCGAGGCCGTCGTGGCGAGCAACGTGCCGTCCGGGTCGAACGCCTTGACGGTGTAGCCGCCGATGCCGCCGCCGCCCGTGGCGACGTCCGCCACGTAGATCCGTTCGTCGCCCCCGGCTGCGACGCCGCGCGGCGCGCCGAGCCGGTCCGCGCCCCAGCGGTCGACGATGATGCCGGCCGTGTCGAGGACGACGATCTCATGGGGCGTCGCCAGCGAGACGTACAGCCGGCCCCCCCACTCGGCGATGCCCATCGGCGTGCCGGGCACGCTCCATGTGGCCCTGAGGGCGCCGCCGTCGTCGAGCAGATGGATCTGGTCGAGATCCGGTTCGGTGACGTACAACGTGCCGTTCGTCGCGGCGACGTCCTGCGGCGCGCCGATCCGGCCCGCCCCCCAGACGGCGCGCGGATCACCGGCCGCCGTGAGGACGTGGACGACGCCCTGGCCGCGGTCGGCGACGTAGATCGTGCCGTCCGGCCCGACGTCGATGCCCTCGGGTTGGCGGAATTGCCCGGGGCGGGCGGGCTGGACGGCGGAGCGCCACATCGCCACCTCGTGCCAGGCCTCCGTGAGGGGGGACTGCGCAAGGGCTGGGCGAGGGGCGGACGACGCGGTGAGCGATGTCGCCACCGTCAGCACGCACAGGAGGCATCGCTTTCCGTTCATCGACACGGCTCCAACGGCAGGCTTGGCTCGGTCGGCGCGGCCGCGGGTGTCGGGCGGCCGCAGCCGGCCCAGAGCGTGAAGCCGACGCGGACGTACCGGTCGGCGCCGACCTGGGCGCCCGTGACGAGGCGGTCGGGCGGGCTGTTCGGGCAGCTGACGTAGCCGAGGGGCATCTGCGCGAGGCGGACGTGCCACGGCGGGGGCGTGCACAGGACGACGTACGCCTGGCCGGGCGATGCGGGGGCGGCCTTCACCGCGCCCACCCAAAGGGTCGTGCCGCCCGCGTCCGTGACGACGACGGCGCCGGGCTGCTGCCAGGCATCGTGCTCCCAGCGATCGCCGGCCTGCCAGATGCCGTTGCAGCCGGGGCAAGCGTAGCCGCCGTAGCCGACCGCGTCCGGGAACACGTCGATCGCGAGCCGCCAGGACTGGCCGCGGGCGCACGAGGCGTCCGGCGGTGCGGCGGGGAGCGTGGCCGTGGGCGGCGGGCCGGCGGTGGGCGCGGGCGTCGGTGCGTTCGAAGTCGGGCCGGGGGTGGCGACCTCGCGGATCGATTCGAGTACGGGCTCGGGGAAGGCGGCCGTGCGGCGCGTGCCGTCGGCATCCGTGTAGAGGACACGGGCGCGGCCGATCGGCGCCTTGCCGGGCAGGTCCGCCTTGAGCGTCCACGTCAACGCCAGGCCGTCGACGGGCAGGAGCGGGCGGGTCCACTGCAGGCGGTCGCCGACAAGGAGGGGCGGTTCGCTGTTGGTTCCGGGTACGTAGCGGACGAAGGGCGACGCCGGGACGTCTTCGATCGTGAGATCCGTCACGCCGATGGACTGGACGACGCGCAGGATCACGGCGTAGATCCGGTCGAGGTCGACGGTGTTCGGCGAGTAGAAGAAGTCCGCTTTGGAGCTGGCGATGTTCTCCATGAGGAGCGAGTCGATCGTCCGGCCGAGGCCGATCGTCAGGACGTACGCCCGGCGGGCGCGGGCGCGCTCGGCCTGGGCGAGGGCGGCGGTGACGGGCTCCGGAACGTACGGCCGGTTGGGGGCGCCGTCCGTGAGGAGGACGACGACGGGCAGCGCGCCGGGGCGGCCGTCGGTCGTGAGGTGCTGCATGCCGACCGCGAGGGCGTCGGCGATGTTCGTGCCGCTCTCGCCCTGGTCGGGCTCGAGCGCGCCGACGATGTCGTCGAGCGCCTTGGCGTCGTCCGTCAGCGGCTGGCGGACGCGCGCCGCGGCGCTGAACGTCACGACGCTGGCGCGGTGGTGGCGCAGGTCGAGGCCGGACAGGAAGCGCCGGGCGGCGGCCTTGGCGCTCTCCATCCGCTTCTCCTGATACATCGAGGCGCTGGTGTCGATGATGATCGCGACGTCGGCGCCCGAGACGGCGTCCGGGGGACAGCTGGCGGACAGACGGAGCGTGACGACCGCGTTCGAGCACCGCGTGACGACGGGCGGGTCGACGGTCCGCTGGGCGGTGACGGTGCACGAGCCGCGTGCGCGGGGCGGGTCGGGCGGGACGGGCGTCGGCGCGGGCGGCGTGCCGGGCTCGTACACGCGGACGGAGCGGCTGTGCTCGTCGAGGACGTAGAGGATGCCGCCCTGGCCGACGGCGATGTCGGCCGGGTCGCCGGCGGCGAAGAAGCGCGCCAGCAGCGTGCCGTCCGGACGATGGACGCGCACGAGGCCGTCCGAGAAGAGGACGGCGACGACGACCTCACCGTCCGCCTGCAGCCCGGCGCCGATGCGGAACGGTCCGCTGGCCTCGAGCATCGACCACGTCTGGTAGTCGTTCGGCAGATAGGGCGGCGGCCAGGCGAAGACGCTGCCGCCCATGAGATCCGTGGCGAACAGCGTGCCGTCCGGGCTGGCGGTGACGTCGGCCGGGAAGCCGGCCTGCGCGGCGCGCGGGATCAGCTGACCCTCCACGCGGCCGTCGACGTTGCCGAGCCAGTGGAGGGCCTTCTTGGAGGGTTCGGTGAGCCAGATCCGGCCCGGCGACGCTGCCACGCCGCTGCCCGTCGCGCAGTCGCAGCGGCGCATCCAGACTTCCGTGCCGGCAGCATCGAGTCGGCCGGCGCTGAACATCGGCTGGCCGGCGCGGGGCAGTGGGTTGAAGCGGCCGAGGTAGAGGCTGGTGTCGTCACCGACGGCCAGGTCGAGGGCATCCGTCGGGACGGTGCGCTCCTCGGCACGGCTTCCGTCCGGCAGCAGGGCAACGGCTTTGCCGGACGGGCCGTCGAGCAGCCAGATCCGGCCATCGGGCGCCGCGGCCAGGTTGGCCGGCGCGGCGAGGCCGTGCGCGGAGGCCGGCCACTCGGCCGCCAGACGATAGCCCGGGATCGGGGCGGCGGGTGCGGGCGACGTGAAGACGGCCAGCGCGGCGGCGACGGCGCCGAGCGAGACGGCGGCGCGGGCGAGGCGGCCGGGGCGCGCGAAGCGGCCGATGTCCGCGAGGCGGAAGAGCATCGGGCGAGGATGTTGCATACGGCGAACGATGATGTCGTCGAACGGGTAGCGGTTCACGGCAGTGCTCGCTGGTGGGATGGATGGCGGCCCAATCGTACAGATTAAGTGTCCGACGCGCACTTGCGTCGCATTGCGCCGGTTGGGCAGTCGGGCGGCGGACGCAACACCGCCGTGCCCCTTCCTGACGCCGCCGACGCCTGCGATCGGCCCTCGCCGCAGCTGGGTGTACAGAACACCGAACGTTCGTCTGCGGCTGCCCGATGGAACGCCGCCGCCCGCTGGCTCGTGACGGCGGGCGAGATCAGCCGGGGGGATGGCGAGCGTCCGCACCGGTCGCCTCGGCCTCGACTGGAGCGCCGCCGTCGCCCCCACCGGCGAACCAGACGGCCCGCGCCGGCGCGCCCTCGACGCCTTCGATCCGCAACGGCAGGCAGACGAGCACGCCGTGCCCGGGTGGCGCCTCGGCCATCGCCAGCCCCTCGACGACGACGACACCGGCGCCGAGGAGGACGACGTGCGGTGTGTCCGTATCGTCCCACGGGGCGATGGATGGGCCGTCGATCCCGACAAGGCGCACGCCGAACGCCACGAGGAACCGCGCGCCGCCGGCGGTCACGGCCACGAAATCGCGCCGGAACGGCCCTTCGTCACGCCCATCGACGAGGTGGGCGGAGTTGCGGGTGCGGAAAAGTACGCGTGTTGTGCCGGCCGGCAGCCCGCCGGCGGCTGCCAGCCGCTCGAGCCACGGCGCGTCGATCGCCCCGACGTCGTCCGGCACGGCGACG
Above is a window of Candidatus Avedoeria danica DNA encoding:
- a CDS encoding VWA domain-containing protein, producing MKRAVAGIIGIALALAAAGGTSAAPAAQGTLGGYQLVDTWTTRAATGVIVFRTPGGLDAASDDTVYAVDRAARKVYHLDAAGRQITSFDVTAGQEPIDVAVTASRVYVISRTSGEIRTRAGAIVGTFAQVGMTGIGTGSDGRVYISRLGPGAFGPQAVIDVRDAAGTLLETWSDTGITIQKACGLDVGADGRVYMAADSGVYVWTNKKVSALLRVRAAIEGPLLADVDVDAQGRIFGTMIAAGQDCLSVPGSDGEQKLVSWAADGKYAGDARLGGGMWLSTGPAGGLVASVSSGSYTGILRLADRGALAGGFLPFGTQPTSLGKLVRPSRLAVDDGGAVFMADFPADQTSAAEGRIQRWSSAGAPESQWDAALVSDVAGGSDVGPCALTDTRLACLGAGAVPKWSIPLTADMAFTAVDAAGTQTVGVDIGRQQVFTFDNAGAVVRQWPIPSARGFGVVSDIAIDGASIYLADRTGREVGVYNATGARQRGITVPGGAVRVAAAEGFLYALSGDGWVWKHDAAGTLVAAFQPIAPVPGDRTVLPADLAAGPGGRVYVADPTHDRILVFAPGGPPPTNPPQAVDTKCAVTLDKRAAPAAAKIGEEVTVALLAHGDCPQGDGRIDVALVIDRSGSMAGPAIVGAKNGALAFLGELAPGAAQIALVGFSTVADVLQPLTGQFADIVKGIRQLTPAGQTSIHLGLGAGLSELEGASARAGVPKVMVLMTDGRPTYRTEALNVAEQIKAKGITLYTIGLGADIDTDLMTRMASSTDRYYVANSELDLAAVYADIGRRISVSQLFRTATVTDVLPPDMRYEVGSAVPPAAWDAAVRTLTWQLTDVPISGMRLTYTVRPSQVGLRPTNERADIGFVDVTGVSGTGTFPVPEIEVSRTDRWFLPLAYKSVCRPQRADIVLAIDTSTSMLEPSGPGSRLNKMQVSLDAVRAFLSQMALPEDQAAIVTFNSTAKIAQPLTGARGVLELALKAVVNGSGTRIDLGLKESTRELLSSRHKKSNVPVIVLLTDGRPTPGTEAAVLQSAKDARSLGFTVYTIGLGTDFDAALLRTVAGTSARTFAASDGAALRSIYTAIAGKALCR
- a CDS encoding VWA domain-containing protein, with translation MNGKRCLLCVLTVATSLTASSAPRPALAQSPLTEAWHEVAMWRSAVQPARPGQFRQPEGIDVGPDGTIYVADRGQGVVHVLTAAGDPRAVWGAGRIGAPQDVAATNGTLYVTEPDLDQIHLLDDGGALRATWSVPGTPMGIAEWGGRLYVSLATPHEIVVLDTAGIIVDRWGADRLGAPRGVAAGGDERIYVADVATGGGGIGGYTVKAFDPDGTLLATTASTFQGVALPPIDVAVDRTQSSAERYILTELGIIRYRGAEAAPSVEFRSPGGRGLAVGPGSGLVQAVQDHRLGFTGVRHFPDRRDIEPKPDAWGGPFAALGELSQPRRISGNADGEVWVVDAWPRVQNFSAAGATKAQFTASALQDVAAGLRGSVYTLEGRTLTFRDRDGTALWQWQSPATGPDVAVPFGWLTAADAYGNDVAVLDTGDQHVWILDFSGNPRSDFAVSPPDGFVSIGDIALAADRVYALNRTARRVDMLARADGRLIGSFTVPGRARRIDVGPDGAVFILIDEGWVWKLAPDGTPGALWQASAPRGATDVSAGAADRAFVTLDDGRVGVYGPEMGGKPATPPDFKPQCQLARDKTAAPSDLILGDMTEITLSIDGECPLLDNPADIVLLVDTSGSMSGTKMGAARTAVLEFVGQLDYGIHQVGLISFSTEVNLVQQLTGNPRALIRAIPELGDDAGTNMAQAMQMAGEELDGPRARRGARQVIVLLSDGRPTDSAGGVLGLADQFRAMGRDVYSIGLGLDVDGGFMRLVATAPNFYFEAPTEYDLVGIYDRISRRVGASSLLQSTVVTDVVPANMAFIGGSAAPPARWDSATRTLSWTVGPASPAGLRLRYKLRPQAVGRHPTNVSASADYVDGVGVPGSVVFPVPEVSVRVAERWFAFLPVAYKEHCPEIRLDIALVIDTSNSMQEPAGGGTGTKLDAAVYAAKVFLSNLKLPGDRVAVVAFNGAATTVSGPSSDIGVLTRALDTLPTGAGTRIDLGIEAAAAALGDRVTNRLQAIVLLTDGQPSGTTPEAVRAAAAGARASGILIYTIGLGPDADQALLAEVAGVAGRAFRAPNEAVLADIYRAIARAIPCGR
- a CDS encoding VWA domain-containing protein, translating into MNRYPFDDIIVRRMQHPRPMLFRLADIGRFARPGRLARAAVSLGAVAAALAVFTSPAPAAPIPGYRLAAEWPASAHGLAAPANLAAAPDGRIWLLDGPSGKAVALLPDGSRAEERTVPTDALDLAVGDDTSLYLGRFNPLPRAGQPMFSAGRLDAAGTEVWMRRCDCATGSGVAASPGRIWLTEPSKKALHWLGNVDGRVEGQLIPRAAQAGFPADVTASPDGTLFATDLMGGSVFAWPPPYLPNDYQTWSMLEASGPFRIGAGLQADGEVVVAVLFSDGLVRVHRPDGTLLARFFAAGDPADIAVGQGGILYVLDEHSRSVRVYEPGTPPAPTPVPPDPPRARGSCTVTAQRTVDPPVVTRCSNAVVTLRLSASCPPDAVSGADVAIIIDTSASMYQEKRMESAKAAARRFLSGLDLRHHRASVVTFSAAARVRQPLTDDAKALDDIVGALEPDQGESGTNIADALAVGMQHLTTDGRPGALPVVVLLTDGAPNRPYVPEPVTAALAQAERARARRAYVLTIGLGRTIDSLLMENIASSKADFFYSPNTVDLDRIYAVILRVVQSIGVTDLTIEDVPASPFVRYVPGTNSEPPLLVGDRLQWTRPLLPVDGLALTWTLKADLPGKAPIGRARVLYTDADGTRRTAAFPEPVLESIREVATPGPTSNAPTPAPTAGPPPTATLPAAPPDASCARGQSWRLAIDVFPDAVGYGGYACPGCNGIWQAGDRWEHDAWQQPGAVVVTDAGGTTLWVGAVKAAPASPGQAYVVLCTPPPWHVRLAQMPLGYVSCPNSPPDRLVTGAQVGADRYVRVGFTLWAGCGRPTPAAAPTEPSLPLEPCR
- a CDS encoding cyclase family protein, with the protein product MTRPIDLTRRITPDLPVWPGDLPPVVTPVASHAAGDGYALSHLSATLHLGTHIDAPRHFIPDGATVDAVPLAALIGPAFVVAVPDDVGAIDAPWLERLAAAGGLPAGTTRVLFRTRNSAHLVDGRDEGPFRRDFVAVTAGGARFLVAFGVRLVGIDGPSIAPWDDTDTPHVVLLGAGVVVVEGLAMAEAPPGHGVLVCLPLRIEGVEGAPARAVWFAGGGDGGAPVEAEATGADARHPPG